The following are encoded together in the Oncorhynchus kisutch isolate 150728-3 linkage group LG8, Okis_V2, whole genome shotgun sequence genome:
- the nfat5b gene encoding nuclear factor of activated T-cells 5 isoform X3 — translation MSQKSGGEAVPPPSAALDSDATTVSSSMTMGGPRSAFPTSSSSTMHSSTSATDHTSAHTGIAAPDEGVSSRAVAEMLGAEGGTGNSGSAGGGRAGGEKGGGAGSLGGGGRGGASQEAQQHHQMTPSKRRTVLNISPPPEDLFDDSRMSCQEDQLQDSEQSNSIWMDDSASNFSIVSSSSYNDNTEVPRKSRKRTPRQRPGPKPASAEEASMDVFDADSAKGPHFVLSQLGSDSKACTKGSSADGSQTTHQKGGTLASQFPQKSECKELKILVQPETQHRARYLTEGSRGSVKDRTQQGFPTLKLEGVNEAVVLQVFVGNDTGRVKPHGFYQACRVTGRNTTACKEVDIEGTTVIEVSLDPSNNMTLAVDCVGILKLRNADVEARIGVAGSKKKSTRARLVFRVNIPRPDGSVLTLQTPSSPILCTQPAGVPEILKKSLHSCSARGDEEVFIIGKNFLKDTKVIFQENVSDEKSWKAEAEIDMELFHQNHLIVKVPPYQNPAIVSAVCVGIYVVTNAGRSHDVQPFTYTPEPVDISVKKEVPSPGKPCPFDQQMKVIDGALMPPMLPLVKREEVTPMEVSSNLPSAGIFKRTPDVMCSVQQTLDMSSNLPPNNSPFSNSLPRPAKDPAESQTAVFNSAEALSTIQKQDIAPTNSFPVPADSLLQPGPQQFLLEPREGLGQDRAGNNAGAVGRLSQQVEAPQPAPQQHQLPIFPPDEVAQLEQAVRQLQAKGYCSQQQQRQQQQIQQQQIQQQQQQQIQQQQQQQQQQQIQQQQQQQIQQQQLQQQQIQHQQIQQQQQIQQQQIQQQQIQHQQQQQQVLENLQQQLFQSQMPMQCGIFQGGSRGENTEQQGSQQGMVQNHGSLFQQAQQQQQQQQQQQKQQQQAALFQQANEILSIQTNFLHQTPSHPSPPLFHNPSPLAEAQDPQGALFHTQKASPTQEQVQATLFQNTLTVLSRTSLSPEQPPSPANLFLPQSTLPGQLSASGSQQLAFLSALQTSATEPQSVFQAQTQLSPIQQGTPMEQQQPSQPQPQPQPPQQNSMFQNISPHPPANTLSQTQQQQASLLFCSNPLSTPEQAPSLLFSSQGQMPPMSSSSLNSQEPQNPSMLFSQASMVTVSQQESSEPMAFQDQSQVVGNPSEPRQQGLFQEQQPMQLITSSNNGPEQPVSLFMPQSNMAALQGCMAAQELPQTGIFSTQNGVAGLQTTTSSPVQQPGSLFQTAVSGTLNQPSEAQQPGLFLFGIQNECGQLITSPGTTLSDQIIAISQSGQNQRESEAQIQSLLNQSMSESGSMQNSMTASQNMEKIDDLLVSLQEQGNNLTRSY, via the exons ATGCCACCACCGTCTCCTCTTCTATGACCATGGGAGGCCCTCGCAGTGCTTTTCCCACCTCTTCCAGCTCCACCATGCACTCCAGTACTTCAGCCACCGACCACACCTCTGCTCATACTGGCATCGCCGCTCCAGACGAAGGTGTAAGTAGCAGAGCGGTGGCCGAGATGCTTGGAGCCGAGGGCGGGACTGGCAACAGTGGGAGTGCTGGTGGCGGCAGGGCTGGCGGCGAGAAAGGAGGAGGGGCAGGATCcctaggtggaggaggaagagggggggcaTCCCAGGAGGCCCAGCAGCACCACCAGATGACCCCCTCCAAGCGGCGGACGGTGCTGAACATCTCACCTCCGCCCGAGGACCTGTTTGACGACAGCCGCATGTCCTGCCAGGAGGATCAGCTCCAGGACTCCGAGCAGAGCAACAGCATCTGGATGGATGACTCCGCCTCCAACTTCAGCATCGTCAGCTCCAGCTCCTACAACGACAACACAGAGGTGCCCCGGAAGTCCCGCAAGCGCACCCCCCGCCAACGACCCGGGCCCAAGCCTGCCTCGGCCGAGGAGGCCAGCATGGACGTGTTTGATGCAGACAGTGCCAAAGGGCCTCACTTTGTGCTCTCACAGCTGGGCTCAGACAGCAAGGCCTGTACCAAAGGAAG TTCGGCAGATGGCTCCCAAACAACCCATCAGAAAGGTGGGACCCTAGCGAGCCAATTCCCTCAGAAGAGTGAGTGCAAGGAGCTGAAGATCCTGGTCCAGCCTGAGACCCAGCACAGAGCCCGCTACCTGACTGAGGGCAGCAGGGGGTCAGTGAAGGACCGCACTCAGCAGGGCTTCCCTACCCTAAAG CTGGAGGGTGTGAATGAGGCAGTGGTGCTGCAGGTGTTTGTGGGTAATGACACAGGGCGTGTAAAGCCACATGGGTTCTACCAGGCCTGCAGGGTGACTGGGCGCAACACCACAGCCTGCAAGGAGGTGGACATCGAGGGCACCACTGTCATTGAAGTGTCCCTGGACCCCAGCAATAATATGACCCTGGC ggTGGACTGCGTGGGGATCCTAAAGCTGCGTAACGCTGATGTGGAAGCTCGTATCGGGGTGGCCGGCTCCAAAAAGAAGAGCACGCGTGCCAGGCTGGTGTTTCGGGTCAACATCCCCAGGCCGGACGGCTCGGTGCTCACGTTACAGACACCGTCGTCCCCCATCCTGTGCA CCCAGCCTGCAGGGGTGCCTGAGATTCTGAAGAAGTCCCTCCATAGTTGCTCGGCGAGGGGGGATGAGGAGGTCTTCATCATTGGGAAGAACTTCCTCAAGGACACCAAGGTCATATTCCAGGAAAATGTGTCAG ATGAGAAGTCTTGGAAGGCAGAGGCTGAAATTGACATGGAGCTGTTTCACCAG AATCACTTGATTGTGAAGGTTCCTCCATACCAGAACCCAGCCATCGTGTCTGCGGTGTGTGTGGGGATCTACGTGGTGACCAATGCTGGCCGATCCCACGACGTGCAGCCTTTTACATACACTCCAGAACCAG TGGACATATCTGTGAAGAAAGAAGTTCCATCTCCAGGCAAGCCCTGCCCCTTTGATCAACAGATGAAAG TAATTGATGGTGCCTTGATGCCCCCAATGTTGCCTCTTGTGAAGAGAGAAGAGGTCACTCCAATGGAGGTCTCCAGCAACCTCCCTTCTGCTGGCATTTTCAAG CGAACCCCCGATGTCATGTGTTCGGTCCAGCAGACGCTGGACATGAGTTCCAACCTTCCCCCCAACAACAGCCCGTTCTCCAACTCCTTGCCGCGGCCTGCCAAGGACCCTGCCGAATCCCAAACAGCAGTCTTCAACAGTGCAGAGGCCCTGAGCACCATACAGAAGCAGGACATCGCTCCCACCAACTCCTTCCCCGTGCCTGCAGATTCTCTACTCCAACCTGGGCCTCAGCAGTTCCTCCTGGAGCCCAGAGAGGGGCTGGGGCAGGACAGGGCCGGCAACAACGCTGGGGCGGTAGGGAGGCTCAGTCAACAAGTGGAGGCCCCTCAACCTGCCCCCCAGCAGCACCAGCTGCCCATATTCCCCCCAGACGAGGTGGCCCAACTGGAACAAGCAGTGAGACAACTGCAGGCCAAAGGGTACTGCAGCCAGCAGCAACAGCGACAACAGCAACAGATTCAGCAGCAACAAATtcagcaacaacagcagcaacaaattcagcaacaacagcagcaacaacagcagcaacaaattcagcaacaacagcagcaacaaaTTCAGCAACAGCaactacagcaacaacagattcaACATCAACAAATTCAGCAACAACAGCAAATTCAACAGCAACAAATTCAACAGCAACAAATTCAAcaccagcagcagcaacagcaagtGTTGGAGAACCTGCAGCAGCAGCTGTTTCAGTCACAGATGCCCATGCAATGTGGCATATTCCAGGGTGGTTCTCGAGGTGAGAACACTGAACAGCAGGGTTCCCAGCAGGGCATGGTGCAGAACCATGGTTCCCTCTTTCAGCAGgcccaacaacagcagcagcaacaacaacaacaacagaaacagcagcagcaagcagcgCTCTTTCAGCAAGCCAATGAGATCCTCTCCATTCAGACCAACTTCCTCCATCAGACCCCTTCtcatccctctccacccctctttcATAACCCCAGCCCCCTGGCTGAGGCACAGGACCCACAGGGCGCGCTGTTCCACACTCAGAAGGCCTCTCCCACCCAGGAGCAGGTCCAGGCAACCCTCTTCCAGAACACCCTGACAGTGTTGAGTAGGACCAGCCTCTCCCCAGAGCAGCCCCCCTCTCCCGCCAACCTGTTCCTCCCCCAGAGTACCCTGCCCGGGCAGCTCTCCGCTAGCGGTAGCCAGCAGCTGGCCTTCCTCAGTGCCCTGCAGACCTCTGCCACTGAGCCTCAGTCAGTGTTCCAGGCTCAGACCCAGCTTTCCCCCATCCAGCAGGGAACCCCCATGGAGCAGCAGCAGCcatcccagcctcagccccagcctcagccacCTCAGCAGAACTCCATGTTTCAGAACATCTCCCCTCATCCACCTGCAAACACTCTCTCTCAGACCCAGCAGCAGCAGGCCAGCCTACTGTTTTGCAGCAACCCCCTCTCCACTCCAGAGCAGGCCCCCAGTCTGCTGTTCAGCAGCCAGGGCCAGATGCCCCCCATGAGTAGCAGCAGCCTGAACTCTCAGGAGCCCCAAAACCCCTCCATGCTGTTCTCTCAGGCCAGCATGGTGACAGTTAGCCAGCAGGAATCCTCAGAGCCCATGGCCTTCCAGGACCAGAGCCAGGTGGTGGGGAACCCCTCAGAGCCTCGCCAGCAGGGCCTGTTCCAAGAGCAGCAGCCCATGCAACTGATCACCAGCTCCAACAACGGCCCAGAGCAGCCCGTCTCCCTCTTTATGCCCCAATCCAACATGGCTGCCCTGCAGGGTTGCATGGCTGCCCAGGAGCTCCCGCAGACGGGCATCTTCAGCACCCAGAATGGGGTGGCAGGCCTGcagaccaccacctcctcccctgTGCAGCAGCCAGGGTCTCTGTTCCAGACAGCAGTCAGTGGGACCCTCAACCAGCCCAGCGAGGCCCAGCAGCCAGGCCTCTTCCTCTTTGGGATTCAGAATG AGTGTGGCCAGCTGATAACCTCTCCTGGAACCACTCTGTCTGATCAGATCATTGCCATCAGTCAGTCTGgtcagaaccagagagagagcgaggcccAGATCCAGTCGCTGCTCAACCAGTCCATGTCTGAGTCAGGGAGCATGCAGAACAGCATGACCGCCTCTCAGAACATGGAGAAGATAGATGACCTGCTTGTTAGCCTGCAGGAGCAGGGCAACAACCTCACTCGCTCCTACTAG
- the nfat5b gene encoding nuclear factor of activated T-cells 5 isoform X4 has protein sequence MTMGGPRSAFPTSSSSTMHSSTSATDHTSAHTGIAAPDEGVSSRAVAEMLGAEGGTGNSGSAGGGRAGGEKGGGAGSLGGGGRGGASQEAQQHHQMTPSKRRTVLNISPPPEDLFDDSRMSCQEDQLQDSEQSNSIWMDDSASNFSIVSSSSYNDNTEVPRKSRKRTPRQRPGPKPASAEEASMDVFDADSAKGPHFVLSQLGSDSKACTKGSSADGSQTTHQKGGTLASQFPQKSECKELKILVQPETQHRARYLTEGSRGSVKDRTQQGFPTLKLEGVNEAVVLQVFVGNDTGRVKPHGFYQACRVTGRNTTACKEVDIEGTTVIEVSLDPSNNMTLAVDCVGILKLRNADVEARIGVAGSKKKSTRARLVFRVNIPRPDGSVLTLQTPSSPILCTQPAGVPEILKKSLHSCSARGDEEVFIIGKNFLKDTKVIFQENVSDEKSWKAEAEIDMELFHQNHLIVKVPPYQNPAIVSAVCVGIYVVTNAGRSHDVQPFTYTPEPVDISVKKEVPSPGKPCPFDQQMKVIDGALMPPMLPLVKREEVTPMEVSSNLPSAGIFKRTPDVMCSVQQTLDMSSNLPPNNSPFSNSLPRPAKDPAESQTAVFNSAEALSTIQKQDIAPTNSFPVPADSLLQPGPQQFLLEPREGLGQDRAGNNAGAVGRLSQQVEAPQPAPQQHQLPIFPPDEVAQLEQAVRQLQAKGYCSQQQQRQQQQIQQQQIQQQQQQQIQQQQQQQQQQQIQQQQQQQIQQQQLQQQQIQHQQIQQQQQIQQQQIQQQQIQHQQQQQQVLENLQQQLFQSQMPMQCGIFQGGSRGENTEQQGSQQGMVQNHGSLFQQAQQQQQQQQQQQKQQQQAALFQQANEILSIQTNFLHQTPSHPSPPLFHNPSPLAEAQDPQGALFHTQKASPTQEQVQATLFQNTLTVLSRTSLSPEQPPSPANLFLPQSTLPGQLSASGSQQLAFLSALQTSATEPQSVFQAQTQLSPIQQGTPMEQQQPSQPQPQPQPPQQNSMFQNISPHPPANTLSQTQQQQASLLFCSNPLSTPEQAPSLLFSSQGQMPPMSSSSLNSQEPQNPSMLFSQASMVTVSQQESSEPMAFQDQSQVVGNPSEPRQQGLFQEQQPMQLITSSNNGPEQPVSLFMPQSNMAALQGCMAAQELPQTGIFSTQNGVAGLQTTTSSPVQQPGSLFQTAVSGTLNQPSEAQQPGLFLFGIQNECGQLITSPGTTLSDQIIAISQSGQNQRESEAQIQSLLNQSMSESGSMQNSMTASQNMEKIDDLLVSLQEQGNNLTRSY, from the exons ATGACCATGGGAGGCCCTCGCAGTGCTTTTCCCACCTCTTCCAGCTCCACCATGCACTCCAGTACTTCAGCCACCGACCACACCTCTGCTCATACTGGCATCGCCGCTCCAGACGAAGGTGTAAGTAGCAGAGCGGTGGCCGAGATGCTTGGAGCCGAGGGCGGGACTGGCAACAGTGGGAGTGCTGGTGGCGGCAGGGCTGGCGGCGAGAAAGGAGGAGGGGCAGGATCcctaggtggaggaggaagagggggggcaTCCCAGGAGGCCCAGCAGCACCACCAGATGACCCCCTCCAAGCGGCGGACGGTGCTGAACATCTCACCTCCGCCCGAGGACCTGTTTGACGACAGCCGCATGTCCTGCCAGGAGGATCAGCTCCAGGACTCCGAGCAGAGCAACAGCATCTGGATGGATGACTCCGCCTCCAACTTCAGCATCGTCAGCTCCAGCTCCTACAACGACAACACAGAGGTGCCCCGGAAGTCCCGCAAGCGCACCCCCCGCCAACGACCCGGGCCCAAGCCTGCCTCGGCCGAGGAGGCCAGCATGGACGTGTTTGATGCAGACAGTGCCAAAGGGCCTCACTTTGTGCTCTCACAGCTGGGCTCAGACAGCAAGGCCTGTACCAAAGGAAG TTCGGCAGATGGCTCCCAAACAACCCATCAGAAAGGTGGGACCCTAGCGAGCCAATTCCCTCAGAAGAGTGAGTGCAAGGAGCTGAAGATCCTGGTCCAGCCTGAGACCCAGCACAGAGCCCGCTACCTGACTGAGGGCAGCAGGGGGTCAGTGAAGGACCGCACTCAGCAGGGCTTCCCTACCCTAAAG CTGGAGGGTGTGAATGAGGCAGTGGTGCTGCAGGTGTTTGTGGGTAATGACACAGGGCGTGTAAAGCCACATGGGTTCTACCAGGCCTGCAGGGTGACTGGGCGCAACACCACAGCCTGCAAGGAGGTGGACATCGAGGGCACCACTGTCATTGAAGTGTCCCTGGACCCCAGCAATAATATGACCCTGGC ggTGGACTGCGTGGGGATCCTAAAGCTGCGTAACGCTGATGTGGAAGCTCGTATCGGGGTGGCCGGCTCCAAAAAGAAGAGCACGCGTGCCAGGCTGGTGTTTCGGGTCAACATCCCCAGGCCGGACGGCTCGGTGCTCACGTTACAGACACCGTCGTCCCCCATCCTGTGCA CCCAGCCTGCAGGGGTGCCTGAGATTCTGAAGAAGTCCCTCCATAGTTGCTCGGCGAGGGGGGATGAGGAGGTCTTCATCATTGGGAAGAACTTCCTCAAGGACACCAAGGTCATATTCCAGGAAAATGTGTCAG ATGAGAAGTCTTGGAAGGCAGAGGCTGAAATTGACATGGAGCTGTTTCACCAG AATCACTTGATTGTGAAGGTTCCTCCATACCAGAACCCAGCCATCGTGTCTGCGGTGTGTGTGGGGATCTACGTGGTGACCAATGCTGGCCGATCCCACGACGTGCAGCCTTTTACATACACTCCAGAACCAG TGGACATATCTGTGAAGAAAGAAGTTCCATCTCCAGGCAAGCCCTGCCCCTTTGATCAACAGATGAAAG TAATTGATGGTGCCTTGATGCCCCCAATGTTGCCTCTTGTGAAGAGAGAAGAGGTCACTCCAATGGAGGTCTCCAGCAACCTCCCTTCTGCTGGCATTTTCAAG CGAACCCCCGATGTCATGTGTTCGGTCCAGCAGACGCTGGACATGAGTTCCAACCTTCCCCCCAACAACAGCCCGTTCTCCAACTCCTTGCCGCGGCCTGCCAAGGACCCTGCCGAATCCCAAACAGCAGTCTTCAACAGTGCAGAGGCCCTGAGCACCATACAGAAGCAGGACATCGCTCCCACCAACTCCTTCCCCGTGCCTGCAGATTCTCTACTCCAACCTGGGCCTCAGCAGTTCCTCCTGGAGCCCAGAGAGGGGCTGGGGCAGGACAGGGCCGGCAACAACGCTGGGGCGGTAGGGAGGCTCAGTCAACAAGTGGAGGCCCCTCAACCTGCCCCCCAGCAGCACCAGCTGCCCATATTCCCCCCAGACGAGGTGGCCCAACTGGAACAAGCAGTGAGACAACTGCAGGCCAAAGGGTACTGCAGCCAGCAGCAACAGCGACAACAGCAACAGATTCAGCAGCAACAAATtcagcaacaacagcagcaacaaattcagcaacaacagcagcaacaacagcagcaacaaattcagcaacaacagcagcaacaaaTTCAGCAACAGCaactacagcaacaacagattcaACATCAACAAATTCAGCAACAACAGCAAATTCAACAGCAACAAATTCAACAGCAACAAATTCAAcaccagcagcagcaacagcaagtGTTGGAGAACCTGCAGCAGCAGCTGTTTCAGTCACAGATGCCCATGCAATGTGGCATATTCCAGGGTGGTTCTCGAGGTGAGAACACTGAACAGCAGGGTTCCCAGCAGGGCATGGTGCAGAACCATGGTTCCCTCTTTCAGCAGgcccaacaacagcagcagcaacaacaacaacaacagaaacagcagcagcaagcagcgCTCTTTCAGCAAGCCAATGAGATCCTCTCCATTCAGACCAACTTCCTCCATCAGACCCCTTCtcatccctctccacccctctttcATAACCCCAGCCCCCTGGCTGAGGCACAGGACCCACAGGGCGCGCTGTTCCACACTCAGAAGGCCTCTCCCACCCAGGAGCAGGTCCAGGCAACCCTCTTCCAGAACACCCTGACAGTGTTGAGTAGGACCAGCCTCTCCCCAGAGCAGCCCCCCTCTCCCGCCAACCTGTTCCTCCCCCAGAGTACCCTGCCCGGGCAGCTCTCCGCTAGCGGTAGCCAGCAGCTGGCCTTCCTCAGTGCCCTGCAGACCTCTGCCACTGAGCCTCAGTCAGTGTTCCAGGCTCAGACCCAGCTTTCCCCCATCCAGCAGGGAACCCCCATGGAGCAGCAGCAGCcatcccagcctcagccccagcctcagccacCTCAGCAGAACTCCATGTTTCAGAACATCTCCCCTCATCCACCTGCAAACACTCTCTCTCAGACCCAGCAGCAGCAGGCCAGCCTACTGTTTTGCAGCAACCCCCTCTCCACTCCAGAGCAGGCCCCCAGTCTGCTGTTCAGCAGCCAGGGCCAGATGCCCCCCATGAGTAGCAGCAGCCTGAACTCTCAGGAGCCCCAAAACCCCTCCATGCTGTTCTCTCAGGCCAGCATGGTGACAGTTAGCCAGCAGGAATCCTCAGAGCCCATGGCCTTCCAGGACCAGAGCCAGGTGGTGGGGAACCCCTCAGAGCCTCGCCAGCAGGGCCTGTTCCAAGAGCAGCAGCCCATGCAACTGATCACCAGCTCCAACAACGGCCCAGAGCAGCCCGTCTCCCTCTTTATGCCCCAATCCAACATGGCTGCCCTGCAGGGTTGCATGGCTGCCCAGGAGCTCCCGCAGACGGGCATCTTCAGCACCCAGAATGGGGTGGCAGGCCTGcagaccaccacctcctcccctgTGCAGCAGCCAGGGTCTCTGTTCCAGACAGCAGTCAGTGGGACCCTCAACCAGCCCAGCGAGGCCCAGCAGCCAGGCCTCTTCCTCTTTGGGATTCAGAATG AGTGTGGCCAGCTGATAACCTCTCCTGGAACCACTCTGTCTGATCAGATCATTGCCATCAGTCAGTCTGgtcagaaccagagagagagcgaggcccAGATCCAGTCGCTGCTCAACCAGTCCATGTCTGAGTCAGGGAGCATGCAGAACAGCATGACCGCCTCTCAGAACATGGAGAAGATAGATGACCTGCTTGTTAGCCTGCAGGAGCAGGGCAACAACCTCACTCGCTCCTACTAG